The following proteins are co-located in the Sphingomonas panacis genome:
- a CDS encoding enoyl-CoA hydratase/isomerase family protein has translation MEPEKDVIQYELAENGICTIWLNRPRKRNCVSPQLLRELEVAVDRAAAEKKALAVVFRGRGNTFCSGADLDQLVGPVLHESTVSLQLAIDSARTYDKIYNMNKPTIAAVEGYAVAGGFELMISCDFALAASEAKIGDFHIRRALFGGAGPIYRLPRYIGMRKSKELMLTGKLLTGDECVEWNLCNASAPAAEFDKLIEDFCAPLIDKSPFCMWMTKMALNRGMDADTNSLITLETMTCNVVHHSADAKEGVAAFLEKRKPVWTGN, from the coding sequence GTGGAACCCGAAAAGGACGTCATCCAGTACGAGCTGGCCGAGAACGGCATCTGCACGATCTGGCTCAATCGCCCGCGCAAACGCAACTGTGTGAGCCCGCAGCTCCTGCGTGAACTGGAGGTCGCGGTCGACCGCGCCGCCGCTGAAAAGAAGGCGCTGGCCGTGGTGTTCCGCGGTCGCGGCAACACCTTCTGCTCGGGTGCCGATCTCGACCAGCTTGTCGGCCCCGTGCTGCATGAATCGACCGTGTCTCTGCAACTCGCGATCGACTCAGCGCGTACCTACGACAAGATCTACAACATGAATAAGCCGACGATCGCGGCCGTCGAAGGCTATGCTGTCGCCGGTGGTTTCGAGCTGATGATTTCCTGCGACTTCGCACTGGCGGCTTCCGAGGCGAAGATCGGCGATTTCCACATTCGCCGTGCGCTGTTCGGTGGCGCCGGGCCGATCTACCGCCTGCCGCGCTACATCGGCATGCGCAAGTCGAAGGAACTGATGCTGACCGGCAAGCTCCTCACCGGCGACGAATGCGTCGAGTGGAACCTGTGTAACGCCTCCGCACCGGCGGCCGAGTTCGACAAGCTGATCGAGGATTTCTGCGCGCCACTCATCGACAAGAGCCCGTTCTGCATGTGGATGACCAAGATGGCGCTCAACCGTGGCATGGACGCCGATACCAACTCGCTCATCACGCTCGAAACGATGACCTGCAACGTCGTGCATCACTCGGCAGACGCGAAGGAAGGCGTCGCGGCGTTCCTCGAGAAGCGCAAGCCCGTCTGGACGGGAAACTAG
- a CDS encoding carboxymuconolactone decarboxylase family protein, with protein sequence MKTRPLMDIALLKGHAPYTLAGFAAFRSVIDTDGAVPARLKALFVAVAAIDRRHLSLARREIERGVTLGLTPLEATAGLIVLTSLRGEAAAMDFADVLDAAFEDLQAPEPQDLPTAKAGEAEANFTAYFGSIPAPLKQLLRLSPQAADAYYLMRRGSIDANPLSPKHGELLLLAILAAGYSPMAATHVRGARNAGASDEEIAEAVLCAVPAAGVAAWMAVGGMLAPPEEGGIPR encoded by the coding sequence ATGAAAACACGTCCGCTCATGGATATCGCGCTGCTCAAAGGGCACGCGCCCTACACGTTGGCCGGGTTCGCGGCCTTCCGGTCGGTGATCGATACCGACGGGGCGGTGCCGGCGCGTCTCAAAGCGCTTTTCGTCGCCGTGGCCGCGATCGACCGGCGGCATCTGAGCCTTGCCCGTCGCGAAATCGAGCGTGGCGTCACGCTTGGTCTCACGCCGCTTGAAGCGACTGCGGGGCTAATCGTTCTCACCAGTCTGCGCGGCGAAGCGGCGGCGATGGACTTCGCGGATGTGCTCGACGCGGCGTTCGAGGATCTTCAGGCGCCCGAGCCGCAGGATCTGCCGACGGCGAAGGCGGGCGAGGCGGAGGCGAATTTCACCGCATATTTCGGCTCGATACCTGCCCCGCTAAAGCAACTGCTCCGGCTGAGCCCTCAAGCCGCCGACGCCTATTACCTGATGCGGCGCGGCAGCATCGACGCCAACCCGCTCTCCCCCAAGCACGGCGAACTGCTTCTGCTGGCGATCCTGGCGGCGGGATACAGCCCGATGGCGGCGACTCATGTCCGTGGCGCGCGTAACGCCGGCGCTTCGGACGAAGAGATAGCGGAAGCGGTGCTGTGTGCCGTGCCGGCGGCGGGCGTGGCAGCCTGGATGGCCGTCGGCGGCATGCTGGCGCCGCCCGAAGAGGGCGGTATCCCGCGCTGA
- a CDS encoding acyl-CoA dehydrogenase family protein, with protein sequence MERVRAFMDEHIVPAVPIYQQQLAAIDRWAEIPPIFEQLKAKARAEGLWNIFMPPSEHDDAFFTSVGLTNVEYAPIAELMGRVSFASEVFNCMAPDTGNFEVLHRYGTPAQKQRFMVPLRDGETRSAFLMTEPAVASSDARNIQTEIRREGDEYVVNGRKWWSSGAGHPHCAFYIVMGKTDPNAAPYHQQSMILVPRNTPGITLVRHLPVFGYDHAPHGHFEVLLENVRVPAENMLLGEGRGFEIAQGRLGPGRIHHTMRNIATMEVALEKTCRRLLSRRAFGKAIAEHSVWEERIARARCEIEMARLLCLKAAHMMDTVGNKEARAEIAMIKIAAPKMAQQIVDDAIQAHGGGGVSDDFGLAELWANTRIVRLTDGPDEVHERQLARMELAKYRERDGATS encoded by the coding sequence ATGGAGCGGGTCCGCGCCTTCATGGACGAGCATATCGTCCCGGCGGTGCCGATCTACCAACAGCAACTCGCGGCTATCGACCGATGGGCGGAGATCCCGCCGATATTCGAGCAGCTCAAGGCCAAAGCGCGCGCCGAGGGGCTTTGGAACATCTTCATGCCACCGTCGGAGCATGACGACGCGTTCTTCACCAGCGTCGGGCTGACAAACGTCGAATATGCGCCGATCGCCGAACTGATGGGTCGCGTCTCGTTCGCAAGCGAGGTGTTCAACTGCATGGCGCCCGACACCGGCAATTTCGAAGTGCTGCATCGTTACGGTACGCCCGCGCAGAAACAGCGCTTCATGGTGCCGTTACGCGACGGCGAGACGCGGTCTGCCTTCCTGATGACAGAACCGGCCGTTGCCTCCTCCGATGCGCGCAACATCCAGACCGAAATTCGCCGCGAGGGCGACGAATACGTCGTCAATGGCCGCAAATGGTGGTCATCCGGGGCCGGCCACCCGCATTGCGCCTTCTACATCGTGATGGGCAAGACCGATCCCAACGCCGCGCCCTATCACCAGCAATCGATGATCCTCGTGCCGCGCAACACGCCCGGCATCACGCTCGTCCGCCATCTGCCGGTGTTCGGCTATGATCATGCGCCGCACGGGCATTTCGAGGTGCTGCTCGAAAACGTCCGCGTGCCCGCCGAGAACATGCTGCTCGGCGAAGGGCGAGGGTTCGAGATCGCGCAAGGCCGCCTTGGGCCGGGACGAATCCATCACACGATGCGAAACATCGCGACGATGGAGGTCGCGCTCGAAAAGACCTGCCGGCGGCTGCTGTCGCGGCGGGCGTTCGGAAAGGCGATTGCGGAACATTCCGTCTGGGAGGAACGCATCGCGCGCGCGCGCTGCGAGATCGAGATGGCGCGTCTGCTTTGCCTCAAGGCGGCGCACATGATGGATACCGTCGGCAACAAGGAAGCGCGCGCCGAGATCGCGATGATAAAGATCGCAGCACCCAAAATGGCACAGCAGATCGTCGATGATGCCATCCAGGCGCATGGCGGCGGCGGCGTGAGCGACGATTTCGGCCTCGCCGAACTCTGGGCCAACACGCGCATCGTCCGCCTGACCGACGGCCCCGATGAAGTTCACGAACGCCAATTGGCGCGCATGGAACTCGCGAAATATCGCGAACGCGACGGAGCGACATCGTGA
- a CDS encoding phosphotransferase family protein codes for MSAAQPAAMIGGTVDVAANSAFDEARLIAYLSGRIPEFPGSVRVQKFEGGQSNPTFLLSTPDARYVLRRKPAGALLKSAHAVDREYRITKALFEAGLPIAEPLVLCEDDDVIGTMFYVMRHVPGRSFWNPRMPGLERAERAAIYDSANETLARLHLVDFEAIGLGDYGRPGNYFARQVSRWSRQYEASRTRDIPEMERLLAWLPGAIPETGDRTTIIHGDYSFHNLLVHPTEPRVSAVIDWELSTLGDPLGDLTYHMMEWSRPEGVDARGTLQGADLGALGIPTAQEYARRYCERTGFRGDPTHPFYRAFNLFRVAAILQGIAGRARDGVQTASNAEDIISRVEPLARAAWIAAQEAGAG; via the coding sequence GTGAGCGCGGCACAACCCGCCGCGATGATCGGCGGCACGGTCGATGTGGCGGCGAACAGCGCTTTCGACGAAGCGAGGCTCATCGCCTATCTCTCCGGCCGTATTCCAGAATTCCCAGGCTCGGTGCGAGTCCAGAAGTTTGAGGGCGGCCAGTCGAACCCGACGTTCCTGCTATCGACGCCCGATGCGCGCTACGTGCTTCGTCGGAAACCGGCGGGCGCGCTTCTCAAATCGGCGCACGCGGTCGATCGTGAATATCGCATCACCAAGGCTTTGTTCGAGGCTGGACTTCCCATCGCCGAGCCGCTTGTGCTCTGCGAGGACGACGATGTTATCGGAACGATGTTCTATGTGATGCGGCACGTTCCCGGGCGCAGCTTCTGGAATCCGCGCATGCCGGGTTTGGAACGCGCCGAACGCGCGGCCATCTACGATTCGGCGAACGAAACGCTGGCGCGCCTTCATCTGGTCGATTTCGAGGCGATCGGGCTTGGCGATTATGGTCGCCCGGGCAATTATTTCGCGCGTCAGGTCTCGCGCTGGTCCCGCCAATATGAAGCATCGCGCACCCGCGACATTCCGGAGATGGAACGCCTGCTGGCATGGTTGCCAGGCGCCATCCCGGAAACGGGCGACCGCACGACGATCATCCACGGCGATTACTCCTTCCACAACCTCCTCGTGCATCCGACCGAACCGAGAGTTTCGGCAGTGATCGACTGGGAATTGTCTACGCTTGGCGACCCGCTCGGCGATCTCACCTATCACATGATGGAATGGTCGCGCCCCGAAGGCGTCGATGCTCGCGGCACATTGCAGGGGGCCGATCTCGGCGCCCTCGGCATCCCCACCGCGCAGGAATATGCGCGACGCTATTGCGAGCGCACCGGCTTTCGCGGCGACCCGACGCACCCCTTCTACCGGGCCTTCAACCTGTTCCGGGTGGCCGCGATCCTGCAGGGAATCGCTGGCAGAGCGCGCGACGGTGTCCAGACCGCTTCGAACGCCGAAGACATCATCTCGCGTGTCGAACCGCTCGCCCGCGCGGCGTGGATCGCCGCTCAGGAAGCGGGAGCAGGCTGA
- a CDS encoding TonB-dependent receptor: MTKKAQSFRTILLAGSALAFASPAFAQTAPASGAPVSNAAQASIADIVVTATRRAERLQDVPIAISALDGAQVQAQRIDNFASITKIAPGPTFVPVKGTSTIAVQIRGKYSNNDAPGLENPVGVYIDDIYYGSLASFDANLFDVSQIAILRGPQGTTFGRNAVGGALQITNNVAELGKTDARITLTGLGNAMGQLGIESDGYVNYAIGSSLAARFAYSVKNDGGYQKNLLSGNYLDDNRVQSVRGSVTWQASERLKMTASASYTHRGGYGDGAVIVGQGALVKQVRAANGGDLHKTLLDDDGETRRHLFAGILKLEYDTDVGTIASITGYRSLNAFYQEDSDGGPLPANYPSININKEKQVSEELRFTSKFGGPFDFVSGVYFGYEDLYKGIQFNFNGTLPQSYLSVLSPGRVASQFVAGRIYNYSVGPFIEGKYKITPQLSLTAGLRYSYERKNGYTSHEGSSPFYGAPYFVELGKNGGTNSWQSFTPRFIVDYKPTRDISFYASVSKGFQGGGWVLTATSAAKALVPLAAETTWSYEIGTKSNFFDHFLTTNVAAYLSDTSNLQVRSLINGVLTDSNAGKERVKGVEVEAAIHPVAGLSIGANYAYTDAVYRSFPGCAAGGLDCTGNRVPFVSKNDFTALLDYKMDLKSGARLGFHFDDKFASPYQLIATNLQQIGVPYTRRRNVANASVSYTPPSGAWDLRLWSTNLFDKTYASNGLNYYFYHMSPAEVSAGGGAANADVERLTIAPPRVIGITFTARVGG, translated from the coding sequence ATGACCAAGAAAGCGCAGTCCTTCCGTACAATATTGCTCGCTGGCAGTGCCCTGGCATTCGCCAGCCCCGCGTTCGCTCAAACGGCGCCGGCTTCCGGCGCGCCCGTGAGTAACGCGGCGCAGGCCAGCATCGCCGACATCGTCGTGACGGCGACCCGTCGCGCCGAACGGTTGCAGGACGTGCCAATCGCGATCAGCGCGCTCGACGGCGCGCAGGTTCAGGCGCAACGCATCGACAATTTCGCGTCGATCACCAAGATCGCGCCGGGGCCGACGTTCGTACCAGTCAAAGGCACGTCCACGATCGCGGTACAGATCCGCGGAAAATACTCGAACAACGATGCTCCCGGTCTGGAAAATCCGGTGGGCGTGTATATCGACGACATCTATTACGGCTCACTGGCGTCCTTCGACGCCAATCTGTTCGATGTCAGCCAGATCGCGATTCTGCGCGGGCCGCAAGGCACGACGTTCGGCCGCAACGCGGTCGGCGGCGCTCTCCAGATCACCAACAACGTCGCCGAACTCGGCAAGACCGATGCGCGGATCACCCTGACCGGGCTCGGCAACGCGATGGGCCAGTTGGGTATCGAGAGCGACGGGTATGTCAATTACGCGATCGGCAGCTCACTGGCCGCGCGCTTCGCCTATAGCGTGAAGAACGACGGCGGGTATCAGAAGAACCTGCTGTCGGGCAATTACCTCGATGACAATCGGGTACAGAGCGTGCGCGGCTCGGTGACGTGGCAAGCTTCCGAACGCCTCAAGATGACCGCGAGCGCATCCTACACGCATCGCGGAGGCTATGGTGACGGCGCGGTCATTGTCGGCCAGGGCGCTCTGGTGAAGCAGGTTCGCGCGGCGAACGGCGGCGATCTTCACAAGACCTTGCTCGACGACGACGGCGAGACTCGCCGGCACCTGTTCGCTGGCATCCTGAAACTGGAATATGACACCGATGTGGGTACGATCGCGTCCATCACCGGCTATCGATCGCTCAACGCCTTCTATCAGGAGGATTCCGACGGCGGTCCGCTGCCGGCGAACTATCCTTCGATCAACATCAACAAGGAAAAGCAGGTCAGCGAAGAGCTTCGCTTCACCTCGAAATTCGGCGGCCCGTTCGATTTCGTCTCGGGCGTCTATTTCGGATACGAAGATCTCTACAAGGGCATCCAGTTCAATTTCAACGGCACGCTGCCGCAGTCCTATCTGTCGGTCCTTTCACCCGGCCGGGTCGCATCGCAGTTCGTGGCCGGCAGGATCTATAATTACAGCGTCGGGCCGTTCATCGAGGGAAAATACAAGATCACGCCGCAACTCTCGCTGACGGCAGGGCTTCGCTACAGTTACGAGCGCAAGAACGGCTACACCTCGCACGAGGGGTCTTCGCCCTTTTACGGGGCGCCGTATTTCGTCGAACTCGGCAAGAACGGGGGCACCAATTCCTGGCAGTCCTTCACACCGCGCTTCATCGTCGATTATAAACCGACTCGGGATATCTCCTTCTATGCTTCGGTTTCCAAGGGCTTTCAGGGCGGCGGCTGGGTGCTGACCGCGACCAGCGCAGCCAAGGCGCTCGTTCCGCTCGCCGCGGAAACGACGTGGAGCTACGAGATCGGCACGAAGTCCAATTTCTTCGATCATTTCCTGACGACCAACGTCGCGGCGTATCTGTCCGACACGAGCAACCTTCAGGTCCGTTCGCTGATCAACGGCGTGCTGACGGACAGCAACGCCGGCAAGGAGCGCGTGAAGGGTGTCGAGGTCGAAGCGGCCATTCACCCGGTAGCAGGTCTCTCCATCGGAGCGAATTACGCGTATACCGACGCCGTCTATCGCAGCTTCCCGGGGTGTGCGGCAGGCGGCCTGGACTGTACCGGAAACCGGGTTCCGTTCGTATCGAAGAACGACTTCACCGCGCTTCTCGATTACAAGATGGATCTCAAGAGCGGCGCCAGGCTCGGCTTCCACTTCGACGACAAGTTCGCAAGTCCGTACCAACTCATCGCCACGAACCTCCAGCAGATCGGCGTGCCGTATACGAGGCGGCGCAACGTCGCCAACGCTTCGGTGAGCTACACTCCGCCCTCGGGCGCGTGGGATCTGCGGCTGTGGAGCACCAATCTGTTCGACAAGACCTACGCGAGCAACGGTCTGAACTATTACTTCTACCATATGTCGCCGGCGGAAGTTTCGGCGGGCGGTGGTGCCGCGAACGCGGACGTCGAGCGGCTGACGATCGCGCCACCGCGCGTTATCGGCATCACCTTCACCGCTCGGGTCGGAGGGTAG
- a CDS encoding spinster family MFS transporter, protein MDGAVTRKPETAPPTAPSNRTRRLVLVMLGLVSMFNYIDRTVLSILQEPIKRELGLSDAQLGMLTGLAFALFYATLSLPIARLADRLNRRNIVTASLAVWSGMTALTGLATGFATLVAFRIGVALGEAGSVPASHSMIADYYPPEKRVTALALWGLALPAGIMLGYASGGWIAATLGWRTAFAVIGGAGLILAPFMLLLVKEPMRGAFNKPQQAAERIPLGAAIATLWRLRTYRYMLAGTTLHAFAQYAIMNWTAPFYMRVHHMPLSEVAGWLALMNGIGGGIGIYLGGWLSDRMARSDPAARVWVSAVAMFVMVPAALVQFLVPSPGLSLAFGFVATMLMFFYYGPIVGVPQSLVAPRMRALTSAVTLLVFNLFGLGLGPAVTGFISDRLAAGGGMHDTSLRYALAVVLVFSLVGALSIAWASRFYRSEIRES, encoded by the coding sequence ATGGACGGCGCCGTGACTCGCAAGCCGGAAACGGCGCCTCCGACGGCACCGTCGAATCGCACCCGGCGCCTCGTGCTGGTGATGCTGGGGCTGGTATCGATGTTCAACTACATCGACCGGACCGTGCTTTCGATCCTGCAGGAGCCGATCAAGCGCGAACTCGGGTTGAGCGACGCGCAATTGGGTATGCTGACCGGCCTCGCCTTCGCGCTGTTCTACGCAACGCTGTCGTTGCCGATCGCGCGCTTGGCCGACCGGCTCAATCGGCGCAACATCGTCACCGCCTCGCTCGCGGTGTGGAGCGGCATGACCGCGCTTACCGGCCTCGCGACCGGATTCGCGACGTTGGTGGCCTTCAGGATCGGCGTGGCGCTCGGCGAGGCGGGATCGGTGCCCGCATCGCATTCGATGATCGCCGATTATTATCCGCCCGAGAAGCGCGTGACCGCACTCGCCTTATGGGGCCTTGCGCTGCCGGCGGGGATCATGCTCGGCTACGCATCGGGCGGCTGGATCGCCGCGACCCTCGGTTGGCGCACCGCCTTCGCGGTCATCGGCGGGGCTGGTCTCATACTCGCGCCTTTCATGTTGCTGCTGGTCAAGGAGCCGATGCGCGGCGCCTTCAACAAGCCGCAACAAGCGGCCGAGCGGATACCGCTCGGCGCGGCCATCGCTACGCTGTGGAGGCTGCGCACCTACCGCTACATGCTTGCGGGCACCACGCTTCACGCCTTCGCGCAATATGCGATCATGAACTGGACCGCACCCTTCTACATGCGCGTGCATCATATGCCGCTGTCCGAAGTCGCGGGATGGCTGGCGCTGATGAACGGCATCGGCGGCGGTATCGGCATCTATCTCGGCGGGTGGCTTTCGGACAGGATGGCGCGCTCCGATCCCGCGGCACGAGTCTGGGTCAGCGCGGTGGCGATGTTCGTGATGGTTCCGGCGGCGCTGGTGCAGTTTCTCGTCCCCTCGCCGGGGCTTTCGCTCGCGTTCGGTTTTGTGGCGACCATGCTGATGTTCTTTTATTATGGCCCGATTGTCGGCGTACCGCAGTCGCTTGTAGCGCCGCGGATGCGTGCGCTCACCTCCGCAGTGACCCTGCTGGTCTTCAACCTGTTCGGACTTGGGCTCGGCCCAGCCGTCACCGGCTTCATCAGCGATCGTCTGGCCGCCGGCGGCGGCATGCACGATACGTCGCTTCGTTATGCGCTTGCGGTGGTGCTGGTCTTCTCGCTGGTGGGCGCGCTGAGCATCGCTTGGGCGAGCCGCTTCTACCGATCGGAAATCCGCGAGTCCTGA
- a CDS encoding DUF1254 domain-containing protein — MPIATRSLRMCAAAAIALSAPVAAGPLGDAASTQRLFRGRSSDPYTLAVRATVWGYPLVRAAQLRQKATQPDHPFAPRAQTVATAPLNRLGRARQLADPDTRIGVAPNNDTLYVLAFLDTNNGPFLLDTPDFGNRYYTFQFGEADSETRHSYGQSTHGGKLPPIFIVGPDYRGATPAGALTVRSEQRYLMIAGRLLVSGADDLPVVHRLEDRISLSKWLGPGVLGPTTVTPQRILAGAGSQVPDGLKLLADLGTVMQDWKPAAQEQSLFRSFRAIGITQEDGFRLDRLNPSQRAAIEAGVEDGLKIIGAKTRNLGAMANGWSTSYSGSTFGKDYLLRAAVAMDQIYVVDKDEALYPVAHLDGKGAPLDGRNAYTICFSKQALPPVNAFWSITLYYAKGFLVPNRMKRYSIGDRTPGITYGKDGSLKLYVQSESPGAGKEANWLPAPKAGFMLMMRLYRPKPSAMRGQWHPPAVTPLGNPAESKDEGCSAR; from the coding sequence ATGCCCATCGCCACTCGTTCGCTGCGCATGTGTGCGGCAGCCGCCATCGCCCTGTCCGCGCCCGTTGCGGCGGGACCGCTCGGCGATGCAGCCTCGACGCAGCGGCTCTTCCGGGGCCGGTCGAGCGATCCCTACACGCTGGCGGTGAGAGCCACGGTCTGGGGATATCCGTTGGTCCGTGCCGCGCAGTTGCGCCAGAAGGCGACCCAGCCGGATCATCCGTTCGCCCCGCGCGCGCAGACTGTCGCGACCGCGCCGCTGAACAGACTGGGGCGTGCGAGGCAGCTTGCCGACCCCGATACGCGCATCGGAGTCGCCCCGAACAACGACACGCTCTACGTTCTGGCGTTTCTGGATACAAACAACGGGCCGTTCCTGCTCGATACGCCGGACTTCGGGAACCGATATTACACGTTCCAGTTCGGCGAGGCCGACAGCGAGACTCGCCATTCCTACGGGCAAAGCACACACGGCGGGAAACTGCCGCCGATCTTCATCGTCGGCCCGGATTATCGCGGCGCCACGCCAGCCGGCGCGCTGACGGTACGGAGCGAACAACGCTATCTGATGATTGCGGGGCGGCTTCTGGTCTCCGGGGCGGATGATCTTCCTGTCGTCCATCGACTGGAAGACCGCATTTCGCTCAGCAAGTGGCTCGGGCCGGGCGTTCTCGGCCCGACCACGGTAACGCCGCAACGCATTCTTGCGGGCGCCGGAAGCCAGGTTCCAGATGGCCTCAAGCTTCTCGCCGACCTTGGTACGGTGATGCAGGACTGGAAGCCGGCGGCACAGGAGCAATCATTGTTTCGATCTTTCCGGGCGATCGGCATCACGCAGGAAGACGGGTTTCGCTTGGATCGGCTGAACCCGTCCCAGCGCGCCGCGATCGAGGCCGGGGTCGAAGACGGCCTGAAGATCATCGGCGCGAAAACCCGCAATCTGGGCGCGATGGCGAACGGCTGGTCGACGAGCTATTCCGGATCGACCTTCGGAAAAGATTATCTCCTCCGCGCGGCGGTGGCGATGGATCAGATCTACGTCGTGGACAAGGACGAGGCGCTCTATCCGGTCGCCCATCTGGACGGCAAGGGCGCGCCGCTGGACGGCCGGAACGCCTATACGATCTGCTTCAGCAAGCAGGCGCTTCCACCGGTCAACGCATTCTGGTCGATCACCCTGTATTACGCCAAGGGTTTTCTCGTGCCGAACCGCATGAAACGCTATTCGATCGGTGATCGCACACCCGGGATCACCTATGGAAAGGACGGCTCGCTCAAGCTCTACGTGCAGAGCGAAAGCCCCGGTGCCGGGAAGGAAGCAAACTGGCTGCCCGCTCCGAAAGCGGGCTTCATGCTCATGATGCGGCTCTATCGGCCCAAGCCGAGCGCGATGCGCGGTCAGTGGCATCCCCCCGCCGTAACGCCGCTGGGAAATCCCGCGGAGTCAAAAGACGAGGGCTGTTCCGCACGGTGA
- a CDS encoding acyl-CoA dehydrogenase family protein, which produces MDFAPTDEQVMVRDMVRRFLADRYDAASMAKGPMTSADWRALGDLGLFALLLPEQAGGMNGGAAEVMIVAEEFGRALAITPLAESVVLCGQVIARSDASGQWGAPLAQGDVVLGFARGGTIENGRLSGDVGIVRDGMAASAFVVVSQTGDVALVEADGSGVHRAPVRLVDGSMAADLRFDGASAAMLGISEADLTGAITLAELAIVAELVGAMGILFDLAIDYVQQRKQFGKAIGSFQAIQHRCARLYTLLEQSRSMLLKAALVADEVRPRAVTAAKAYVFDAALRLAEDVVQLHGGMGVTDELAAGRGLRRVLLLSRLYGGAAAARASLAA; this is translated from the coding sequence ATGGACTTCGCGCCGACCGACGAACAGGTGATGGTCCGCGACATGGTGCGGCGTTTCCTCGCGGATCGCTATGATGCCGCCAGCATGGCCAAGGGCCCGATGACATCGGCGGATTGGCGCGCGCTGGGCGATCTCGGCCTGTTCGCCTTGCTGCTTCCCGAGCAGGCCGGCGGCATGAACGGCGGCGCCGCCGAGGTGATGATCGTCGCCGAAGAGTTCGGCCGCGCCCTGGCGATCACCCCGCTGGCGGAAAGCGTGGTGCTGTGCGGACAGGTGATCGCGCGAAGCGATGCGTCCGGTCAGTGGGGCGCGCCGCTCGCGCAGGGCGATGTCGTCCTCGGCTTCGCGCGCGGCGGCACGATCGAAAACGGACGTCTTTCCGGCGATGTCGGGATCGTTCGCGATGGCATGGCGGCCTCCGCTTTTGTTGTGGTGTCGCAAACAGGAGATGTGGCTCTCGTCGAGGCGGATGGCTCCGGCGTCCATCGCGCACCTGTGCGGCTGGTCGATGGGAGCATGGCGGCCGACCTGCGGTTCGACGGTGCCTCTGCCGCTATGCTTGGCATATCCGAGGCTGATCTCACCGGCGCGATCACGCTGGCCGAACTGGCGATCGTCGCGGAGTTGGTCGGTGCGATGGGCATTCTGTTCGATCTCGCCATCGATTATGTTCAGCAGCGCAAGCAGTTCGGCAAGGCGATCGGCAGTTTCCAAGCGATTCAACATCGTTGCGCGCGTCTTTACACGCTGCTTGAGCAATCGCGTTCGATGCTGCTCAAGGCCGCACTGGTTGCCGACGAAGTCCGGCCGCGAGCCGTGACCGCTGCCAAGGCGTATGTCTTCGATGCGGCGCTGCGGCTTGCGGAGGATGTCGTGCAGCTTCACGGCGGCATGGGCGTGACCGACGAACTCGCGGCGGGCCGGGGCTTGCGTCGCGTGCTGTTGCTATCGCGGCTCTACGGTGGCGCTGCCGCAGCGCGGGCCTCGCTCGCCGCCTGA